A genome region from Sebaldella sp. S0638 includes the following:
- the gyrB gene encoding DNA topoisomerase (ATP-hydrolyzing) subunit B, whose product MSDNYNAESITVLEGLEAVRKRPGMYIGSTSAKGLHHLVWEIVDNSVDEALAGFCDTIRVRVLEDNIIEVIDNGRGIPVEMHEKMGKSTLEVVLTVLHAGGKFNNDNYKVSGGLHGVGVSVVNALSETLEATVTKEGKIWYQKYHRGVAVEDIKQIGEAPEDVHGTTIRFKADDEIFETLEYDYEILLTRLKEMAYLNKGLKIILSDERNKDKPKTDDLHFEGGIKDFLAEIADDERVLDDIIYMDDAVILDNNKRVEVEIAMTYTISQREMVYSFVNNINTHEGGTHVSGYRTALTRVLNEISKQIGLVKDKDGSFQGSDVREGLVAILSIKIPEPQFEGQTKTKLGNSEITGVVSGIVGSSLKMYLEDHPKEASNIIEKILMSKKAREAAKKARELVLRKSSLEVGSLPGKLADCSSKDASECEIYIVEGDSAGGSAKQGRDRRFQAILPLRGKILNVEKAGIGKALENAEIRAMITAFGAGFGDEMDLEKLRYHKIIIMTDADVDGAHIRTLMLTFFYRHLRELINEGHIYIAQPPLYKIQAGKQIQYVYSDEQLQSVTKVMDEENKRYGLQRYKGLGEMNPEQLWETTMDPEVRTLLKVSLEDATYADKMFNVLMGDKVEPRRQFIEEHAHYVRNLDI is encoded by the coding sequence ATGAGCGACAATTATAACGCGGAGAGTATAACGGTCCTTGAGGGTCTCGAGGCCGTTAGAAAAAGACCAGGAATGTACATTGGTTCGACTTCGGCCAAGGGACTTCACCATTTAGTCTGGGAAATAGTGGATAATAGTGTGGACGAGGCTTTGGCCGGATTTTGCGACACTATAAGAGTAAGAGTACTGGAAGATAATATAATAGAGGTAATCGATAACGGGAGAGGTATCCCGGTAGAAATGCATGAAAAAATGGGAAAATCAACTCTTGAGGTAGTTTTAACAGTGCTGCACGCGGGAGGAAAATTTAATAATGATAACTATAAAGTTTCGGGAGGACTACACGGGGTTGGAGTTTCGGTAGTTAACGCCCTGTCTGAGACTTTGGAGGCTACTGTAACAAAAGAAGGAAAAATATGGTATCAGAAGTACCACAGAGGAGTAGCCGTGGAGGACATCAAGCAGATAGGAGAAGCACCTGAGGATGTTCACGGAACTACAATAAGATTCAAAGCTGATGATGAAATATTTGAAACATTGGAATATGATTATGAAATTTTGCTCACAAGATTAAAAGAGATGGCTTATTTGAACAAAGGGCTGAAAATAATCCTTAGTGATGAGAGAAATAAAGATAAACCTAAAACCGATGATCTTCACTTTGAGGGAGGAATAAAGGATTTCCTTGCGGAAATAGCTGATGATGAAAGAGTGTTAGATGATATCATATATATGGATGATGCCGTGATACTTGACAATAACAAAAGGGTAGAAGTGGAAATAGCCATGACATATACTATTTCACAAAGAGAAATGGTCTACTCATTTGTAAATAACATAAATACCCATGAAGGCGGAACACATGTAAGCGGATACAGAACAGCGCTTACCAGAGTTCTGAACGAAATTTCCAAGCAGATAGGACTGGTGAAAGATAAAGACGGTTCTTTTCAGGGTTCTGATGTAAGAGAAGGTCTGGTAGCTATCCTGAGTATAAAAATACCTGAGCCTCAGTTCGAAGGGCAGACAAAAACAAAGCTCGGAAACAGTGAGATAACAGGGGTAGTATCAGGAATAGTGGGAAGTTCGCTTAAGATGTATCTGGAAGATCATCCTAAAGAAGCGTCAAATATCATAGAAAAAATATTAATGTCAAAAAAAGCCAGAGAAGCAGCAAAAAAAGCCAGAGAATTAGTATTAAGAAAAAGCTCTCTTGAAGTGGGATCACTTCCGGGGAAACTGGCAGACTGTTCGTCAAAAGACGCTTCAGAATGTGAAATATACATAGTCGAAGGAGATTCGGCAGGCGGATCGGCAAAACAGGGAAGAGACAGAAGATTTCAGGCAATACTTCCTTTGAGAGGTAAAATATTAAACGTAGAAAAAGCAGGAATAGGAAAAGCACTGGAAAATGCAGAGATAAGAGCAATGATAACAGCTTTTGGTGCAGGTTTCGGAGATGAAATGGATCTGGAAAAATTAAGATATCATAAGATTATAATAATGACAGATGCCGATGTGGATGGAGCGCATATAAGAACTCTTATGCTTACATTCTTTTACAGACACTTAAGAGAACTGATAAACGAAGGACACATATATATAGCACAGCCGCCTTTATATAAGATACAGGCCGGAAAGCAGATACAGTATGTGTATTCAGACGAGCAGCTGCAAAGTGTAACAAAAGTAATGGATGAAGAAAATAAGAGATACGGATTACAGAGATATAAAGGTCTGGGAGAGATGAATCCGGAACAGCTGTGGGAAACAACAATGGATCCTGAGGTAAGAACTTTACTGAAAGTATCACTGGAAGATGCCACATATGCAGATAAAATGTTTAATGTCTTAATGGGAGATAAAGTAGAACCAAGAAGACAATTTATAGAAGAACATGCACACTATGTAAGAAACTTAGATATCTAA
- a CDS encoding GntR family transcriptional regulator gives MLRKALFVVSSENELKAIKEFSKVFTEKYKDFVLDALYVKDILKYEIFPSTIEGIGIDIGSTYIIEEWKELEENNFKMMKSQLGDSFTNIFVEEGETVEVCLEKLKAYDILILLKGENIGPYLKEILRVHYKPMILLPELESYKLDKVLLLDDGGYKANRTLFNYYNNFGESRVDVLRVNVDEKDELKERFGENYHLIDREGDPLKIILAESENYDTILMGTLKFAVMVEKITGKFGVRIIEKIKKPIFIG, from the coding sequence ATGTTGAGAAAAGCACTATTTGTAGTAAGCAGCGAGAATGAACTAAAGGCTATAAAAGAATTTTCGAAGGTATTTACTGAGAAATACAAGGATTTTGTTCTGGATGCCCTTTATGTAAAGGATATTCTGAAATATGAAATATTTCCGTCTACTATAGAAGGAATAGGAATTGACATAGGAAGCACTTATATAATCGAAGAATGGAAAGAACTGGAAGAAAACAACTTCAAAATGATGAAAAGCCAGCTTGGGGACAGTTTCACCAACATCTTTGTGGAAGAAGGGGAAACAGTAGAAGTTTGTCTTGAAAAGTTAAAGGCTTATGACATATTGATTTTACTCAAAGGTGAAAATATAGGACCGTATCTGAAAGAAATTTTACGTGTACATTATAAACCGATGATTCTTCTGCCGGAATTAGAAAGCTATAAACTGGATAAAGTTTTACTGCTTGATGACGGCGGATATAAAGCGAACCGTACTCTGTTTAATTATTATAATAATTTCGGGGAATCAAGAGTGGACGTTTTAAGGGTAAATGTCGATGAAAAAGATGAACTGAAAGAGAGATTCGGGGAAAACTATCATTTGATAGATAGAGAAGGAGACCCGCTTAAGATAATACTGGCGGAATCAGAAAATTATGATACAATCCTTATGGGAACTTTGAAATTTGCTGTTATGGTGGAAAAAATAACTGGTAAATTCGGAGTAAGAATTATAGAAAAAATAAAAAAACCTATTTTTATAGGATAA
- a CDS encoding ATP-binding protein has product MDRNNDTKNIAVLGVREGIRKRPEMFIGSVSYEGLHNMVWELIDNSVNEALAGFCSNINVRLLKGGIIEVSDNGRGITVEKHETKKESILEIILTGKYFRGELTDGIYKLSPKKYRGGLLSVNVLSETLEISVIRDSKVWYQKYKKGIPEDNVKQTETAPAEVHGTVIKFLADREIFETLEYNYEIFQKELKKIKGIEIHLSDERNIKEIKTDYFYFKGEIKEFLK; this is encoded by the coding sequence ATGGACAGAAATAATGATACAAAAAATATAGCTGTTCTTGGGGTAAGGGAAGGGATCAGAAAAAGGCCGGAGATGTTTATCGGTTCTGTGTCGTATGAAGGTCTTCATAATATGGTTTGGGAATTAATTGATAATAGTGTAAATGAAGCTTTAGCCGGATTTTGCAGTAATATAAACGTAAGATTACTTAAAGGCGGTATAATAGAAGTGTCTGATAACGGCAGGGGAATAACTGTAGAAAAACATGAAACAAAGAAGGAATCAATACTTGAGATTATTCTTACCGGAAAATACTTTAGAGGAGAATTAACAGATGGTATTTATAAGCTTTCCCCAAAAAAATACAGAGGGGGACTGCTTTCAGTGAATGTCTTATCAGAGACTCTGGAGATTAGTGTAATAAGAGACAGCAAAGTGTGGTATCAGAAATATAAAAAAGGAATACCCGAAGATAATGTAAAACAAACAGAAACAGCTCCTGCAGAGGTACATGGTACTGTAATAAAGTTTTTAGCAGACAGGGAAATTTTTGAGACACTGGAATATAATTATGAAATTTTTCAAAAGGAATTGAAAAAAATAAAAGGAATAGAGATACATTTAAGCGATGAGAGAAATATAAAAGAGATAAAAACAGACTATTTTTATTTCAAAGGGGAAATAAAAGAGTTTTTAAAGTGA
- the remB gene encoding extracellular matrix regulator RemB, translating to MYIYIENNNFIPLKDIILIIEHSDFVKNKKNRDYLEKYRKKVIDLSRKEPRTIIMTNEFIYVSSYTNRALKMRAEEMEKLKNL from the coding sequence ATGTATATTTATATCGAAAATAATAATTTTATACCTTTGAAAGATATAATCCTTATAATAGAACATTCTGACTTTGTAAAAAATAAGAAAAACAGAGACTATCTGGAAAAATACAGAAAAAAGGTAATAGACCTGAGCAGAAAAGAACCGAGAACAATAATAATGACCAATGAATTTATATATGTAAGTTCTTATACAAACAGAGCATTGAAAATGAGAGCTGAGGAAATGGAAAAACTGAAAAATCTTTAA
- the gyrA gene encoding DNA gyrase subunit A — protein sequence MSIKETEILTEKPIYIEDEIKASYLDYSMSVIVSRALPDVRDGLKPVHRRILFAMNELGMTYDKPYKKSARIVGEVLGKYHPHGDSAVYGAMVRLAQEFNTRYLLINGHGNYGSIDGDGAAAMRYTEARMAKITNELLEDIDKNTIDFRKNFDESLDEPTVLPAKLPNLLLNGATGIAVGMATNIPPHNAGEVCDGIVAMIENPDITIEELITHITGPDFPTGGIINGKSGIIEAYKTGRGKVRVAGKIKIEESKNGKESIIVNELPYQVNKARLIERIAELVRNKKLTGISDLRDESDRDGIRVVIELKRGEESELILNSLYKYTDLQNTFGIIFLALVDNAPRVLNLKEILQNYLKHRYSVVTRRTKFELDKAEKRAHILEGFKIALDNIDEIIKIIRGSQDGNEAKEKLMAGFAFSEVQAKAILDMRLQRLTGLEREKIEEEYKELMLLIEELKAILSDPDKIYAIIKEEVKKIKEDFSDPRRTEIRDARVEIGIEDLIKDEEVVVTLTDKGYVKRTPIDVYRAQKRGGIGVSATNILEDDIIKDMYIAKNLDSLLIFTTKGKVHDIKVYEIPEASKQARGRLISNIIKLQEDETVSTIIKVREFEKDKDIFFLTRKGVVKKTSLELFASINKAGIKAIGLKDDDELIYAGLTSGTQKDEVFLATREGFAIRFSEHDVRSMGRTAAGVKGITLRPNDVVVAGAIIYASEDISQKTILTIAEEGYGKRTKLEDYRLQSRGGKGITNLKKNAKTGKITDVKIVDDNSEIMLITSEGTLIRTEVGSISVIGRATSGVRIMKVRENEKVASTVKITPEIE from the coding sequence ATGTCAATTAAAGAAACAGAAATTCTAACGGAGAAGCCGATATATATTGAAGACGAGATAAAAGCGTCTTATCTGGACTATTCCATGAGCGTAATTGTAAGCCGTGCCCTTCCTGATGTAAGAGATGGTTTAAAGCCGGTTCACAGAAGAATTTTATTTGCCATGAATGAACTTGGGATGACATATGATAAGCCGTATAAAAAGTCAGCAAGAATCGTCGGGGAAGTTCTGGGTAAATATCACCCGCACGGGGATTCGGCAGTATACGGTGCAATGGTAAGACTGGCTCAGGAATTCAATACCAGATACCTTTTAATAAACGGTCACGGAAATTATGGTTCAATAGATGGTGACGGAGCAGCGGCAATGAGATATACAGAGGCAAGAATGGCCAAAATTACAAATGAGCTGCTGGAAGATATAGATAAAAATACTATTGATTTCAGAAAGAACTTTGATGAAAGTCTGGACGAACCAACAGTTCTTCCCGCAAAACTTCCAAATCTGCTTCTTAACGGTGCAACAGGAATAGCCGTGGGTATGGCTACGAACATACCGCCTCATAATGCAGGAGAGGTATGTGACGGGATTGTAGCAATGATAGAGAATCCTGATATAACAATAGAAGAACTGATAACACATATAACAGGACCTGATTTTCCTACCGGAGGTATAATAAACGGAAAAAGCGGAATAATCGAAGCTTATAAGACTGGTAGAGGAAAAGTAAGAGTAGCGGGAAAAATAAAAATAGAAGAAAGTAAAAACGGTAAGGAATCAATTATAGTTAACGAGCTTCCTTATCAGGTAAATAAGGCGAGACTTATAGAAAGAATTGCCGAACTTGTAAGAAATAAAAAATTAACAGGAATATCAGATCTTAGAGATGAATCTGACAGAGATGGTATAAGAGTCGTAATAGAGCTGAAAAGAGGAGAAGAAAGCGAATTAATCCTGAACAGCCTTTATAAGTATACTGATCTGCAGAATACTTTCGGTATTATATTCCTTGCACTGGTGGATAATGCGCCAAGAGTACTGAATCTGAAAGAAATTCTTCAGAATTATCTGAAACACAGATATTCAGTGGTTACGAGAAGAACTAAATTCGAACTGGACAAAGCTGAAAAAAGAGCTCATATATTGGAAGGGTTTAAAATAGCTCTGGATAATATTGACGAAATAATAAAAATTATCAGAGGATCACAGGACGGAAATGAAGCCAAGGAAAAATTAATGGCAGGTTTTGCTTTTTCGGAAGTTCAGGCAAAAGCAATTCTTGATATGAGATTACAAAGGCTTACAGGTCTGGAAAGAGAAAAAATAGAAGAAGAATACAAGGAATTAATGTTATTAATAGAAGAATTAAAAGCTATTTTAAGCGATCCGGATAAAATTTATGCTATAATAAAAGAAGAAGTAAAGAAAATTAAAGAAGATTTTTCTGACCCTAGAAGAACAGAAATAAGAGATGCGAGAGTAGAAATAGGGATAGAAGATCTGATTAAGGATGAGGAAGTAGTAGTAACGCTTACAGATAAAGGTTACGTAAAAAGAACTCCTATAGATGTTTACAGAGCACAAAAAAGAGGCGGAATAGGAGTAAGTGCTACGAATATCCTTGAAGATGATATCATAAAAGATATGTATATCGCTAAAAATCTTGATTCTTTACTGATTTTTACAACAAAAGGAAAAGTGCATGATATAAAAGTTTATGAAATACCAGAAGCGAGCAAGCAGGCAAGAGGAAGACTGATAAGCAATATCATAAAGCTTCAGGAAGACGAAACAGTCAGCACAATAATAAAAGTAAGAGAATTTGAGAAAGACAAGGATATATTCTTTTTGACTAGAAAAGGAGTTGTCAAGAAAACAAGTCTTGAGCTTTTTGCCAGCATAAATAAAGCAGGAATAAAAGCGATAGGACTAAAAGATGACGACGAACTGATCTATGCAGGATTAACTTCGGGAACACAGAAAGATGAAGTATTCCTTGCTACAAGAGAAGGTTTTGCCATAAGATTCTCTGAACATGATGTAAGAAGTATGGGAAGAACTGCAGCAGGAGTAAAAGGTATTACTCTGAGACCAAATGACGTAGTCGTTGCCGGTGCGATAATATATGCTTCGGAAGATATCAGCCAGAAAACAATACTGACTATAGCTGAAGAGGGTTATGGAAAGAGAACGAAGCTGGAAGATTACAGATTACAGTCACGTGGCGGAAAAGGAATAACAAACTTAAAGAAAAATGCTAAAACAGGAAAAATCACAGATGTAAAAATAGTAGATGATAATTCTGAAATTATGCTGATAACTTCTGAAGGAACGCTGATAAGAACAGAGGTAGGATCTATATCTGTAATAGGAAGAGCTACATCAGGAGTAAGAATAATGAAAGTAAGAGAAAATGAAAAAGTAGCATCAACAGTAAAAATAACACCAGAAATCGAATAA